A part of Eubacterium sp. AB3007 genomic DNA contains:
- a CDS encoding fructose-bisphosphatase class III, whose product MADIKYLELLSKEFPNIEAASAEIINLNAILNLPKGTEYFLSDLHGEHKAFIHMLKSASGTIKSKIDEHYGGVLSEQDRDDLAALIYDAKNEIKRRKRSEADFDQWCTTVIYRLITICRSVSTKYTRSKVRKRLPKYLAYAMDELLHADDEANKNHYYESIIRSVVDCGIAEEFIIKMADTIGALAVDQLHIIGDIFDRGAHPDDILDFLLDYPNKVDFQWGNHDIVWMGAATGNWACITNILRLNMGYNNFDMLEVGYGINLRPLAVFAADVYGDDPCTKFVPKVYDVNKDDPIELELAAKMHKAIAIMQFKCEGQRIMAHPEYEMEHRLLLDKINWEKGTVTIEGTEYEMADMNLPTVDPEHPYELTPEEEAVLEALEASVVKSDKLQKHIRFLLDNGAMYAKINGNLLYHGAVPMEPDGSFTEVNLDGKSYSGKALFDYLDEQVRAAYFYPDEAKESGRSGDLMWYLWEGKKSPFFLKDKMTTFERLFIADKAAHKEHTGAYYTLIKEKWPCEKILVEFGLDPHRGKILNGHVPVKIKDGESPIKGGGLLYVIDGGISKAYQKQTGIAGYTFIFNSRFMALAEHKPYSPLQPDGTQEFHSPVIKVVETLPERMMIIDTDQGAELVDQVEQLKDLVAAYRRGLIKERY is encoded by the coding sequence ATGGCCGATATCAAGTATCTGGAGCTTCTTTCCAAGGAGTTTCCAAACATCGAGGCAGCATCTGCAGAGATCATCAACCTGAACGCGATCCTGAACCTGCCCAAGGGAACAGAGTACTTTCTAAGCGATCTGCACGGCGAGCACAAAGCATTCATCCACATGCTGAAGAGTGCTTCCGGCACCATCAAGAGTAAGATCGATGAACACTACGGGGGAGTGCTCAGTGAACAGGACAGGGATGATCTGGCCGCGCTGATCTACGACGCCAAGAACGAGATCAAGCGGCGCAAGAGGTCTGAGGCAGACTTTGACCAGTGGTGCACGACGGTGATCTATCGGCTGATCACCATCTGCCGGTCCGTATCCACCAAGTACACCAGATCCAAGGTCAGGAAACGCCTGCCCAAGTACCTGGCTTACGCCATGGACGAGCTACTGCACGCAGACGATGAGGCCAACAAGAACCACTACTACGAATCTATCATACGGTCGGTTGTGGACTGCGGCATCGCAGAGGAATTCATCATCAAGATGGCGGACACCATCGGTGCGCTGGCAGTGGATCAACTGCATATCATCGGAGATATCTTTGACAGAGGGGCACACCCGGATGACATTCTTGATTTTCTCCTCGATTACCCCAACAAGGTCGACTTCCAGTGGGGGAACCATGACATTGTGTGGATGGGAGCTGCCACCGGAAACTGGGCTTGTATTACCAATATCCTCCGACTGAACATGGGGTACAACAACTTCGACATGCTGGAAGTGGGCTATGGGATCAACCTGCGTCCGCTGGCAGTGTTTGCAGCGGACGTTTACGGTGATGATCCCTGCACTAAGTTCGTCCCCAAGGTATACGATGTGAACAAGGACGATCCCATCGAGCTGGAACTGGCAGCCAAGATGCACAAGGCTATCGCGATCATGCAGTTCAAGTGCGAGGGACAGAGGATCATGGCACATCCGGAATACGAGATGGAGCACCGTCTGCTGCTGGACAAGATCAACTGGGAGAAGGGGACGGTCACTATCGAAGGGACGGAATACGAGATGGCAGACATGAATCTGCCTACCGTAGATCCGGAGCATCCTTATGAACTGACTCCAGAGGAGGAGGCCGTGCTGGAGGCACTGGAGGCCTCGGTAGTCAAGTCAGACAAGCTCCAGAAGCATATCCGCTTCCTGCTCGACAACGGCGCGATGTATGCGAAGATCAACGGGAACCTGCTCTATCATGGCGCAGTTCCCATGGAACCGGACGGTTCCTTTACAGAGGTCAATCTGGACGGGAAGAGCTATAGCGGCAAGGCTTTGTTTGACTATCTGGACGAGCAGGTGCGCGCCGCCTACTTCTACCCCGATGAGGCGAAGGAGTCCGGCCGGTCGGGAGATCTGATGTGGTATCTCTGGGAAGGGAAGAAATCTCCCTTCTTCCTGAAAGACAAGATGACGACTTTTGAGCGTCTCTTTATCGCGGACAAGGCTGCCCACAAGGAGCATACAGGAGCCTACTATACGCTGATCAAGGAGAAGTGGCCCTGCGAGAAGATCCTGGTGGAATTCGGTCTGGATCCTCACCGCGGGAAGATCCTGAACGGTCACGTCCCCGTGAAGATCAAGGACGGTGAGAGTCCCATCAAGGGCGGAGGCCTGCTGTACGTCATTGACGGAGGCATCTCCAAGGCCTATCAGAAGCAGACGGGCATTGCCGGGTATACCTTCATCTTCAATTCCCGTTTCATGGCTCTGGCGGAGCATAAGCCGTATTCCCCACTGCAGCCGGACGGCACCCAGGAGTTCCATTCTCCGGTGATCAAGGTGGTGGAGACGCTGCCAGAACGAATGATGATCATCGATACCGATCAGGGTGCGGAACTGGTGGATCAGGTGGAACAGCTGAAGGATCTGGTGGCTGCCTACAGGCGCGGCCTCATCAAGGAAAGATACTAA
- the murA gene encoding UDP-N-acetylglucosamine 1-carboxyvinyltransferase — MARFLVQKSEPLNGEVKISGAKNAVLPLMAAALLSEGTCRIMEVPQLKDVEVMKDILISLGATIEEVEEDILDISFPDVIENEADYDLVSKMRASFLVMGPLLSRTGRAKVHMPGGCTIGARPIDLHLKGFRALGAEIIQKDNYVEAIAPEGGLVGESVYLDFPSVGATENIMMCAALAQGTTYIVNAAEEPEIVDLANFLNKMGARIKGAGTDTIKIEGVTSMKGAYHTVIPDRIEAGTFMLAGAITRGQILIHNIVPDHVKPITAKLRECGVIVEMGDEGMYVVADQKPLRATDIKTLPYPGFPTDIQSPFMAFLTTVEGSSTVIETVFENRFMHVAELNRMGANIKTSGNKAIIHGGRHLEGAQVIATDLRAGAALVLAGLVADGTTEISEIYHVERGYEKFINKFKALGASILRIDD; from the coding sequence GTGGCAAGATTTCTGGTACAGAAAAGCGAGCCGTTGAACGGTGAGGTGAAGATAAGCGGCGCCAAGAACGCTGTGCTTCCCCTGATGGCAGCGGCACTCCTGAGTGAGGGGACCTGTAGGATCATGGAGGTCCCTCAGCTGAAGGACGTGGAGGTCATGAAGGATATTCTGATCTCCCTGGGAGCAACGATCGAGGAAGTGGAAGAAGATATTCTGGATATCAGTTTTCCGGATGTGATAGAGAACGAGGCGGATTACGACCTGGTCAGCAAGATGCGGGCCTCCTTCCTGGTGATGGGACCTCTCCTGTCCCGCACGGGAAGAGCCAAGGTTCATATGCCGGGAGGATGCACCATCGGCGCCAGGCCTATCGACCTGCATCTGAAGGGCTTTCGAGCTCTGGGGGCGGAGATCATACAGAAGGATAACTATGTAGAGGCTATCGCTCCGGAAGGCGGTTTGGTAGGGGAGAGTGTCTACCTGGATTTCCCAAGTGTCGGAGCCACGGAGAACATCATGATGTGTGCGGCACTGGCGCAGGGCACGACCTACATCGTCAATGCAGCAGAGGAACCTGAGATCGTTGACCTGGCCAACTTCCTGAACAAGATGGGGGCCAGGATCAAGGGCGCAGGTACCGATACCATCAAGATCGAGGGAGTCACGTCCATGAAGGGCGCTTACCATACGGTGATTCCGGACAGGATCGAGGCCGGTACGTTTATGCTGGCAGGCGCGATCACACGAGGGCAGATTCTGATCCATAACATCGTGCCAGATCACGTCAAGCCCATCACCGCCAAGCTTCGGGAGTGTGGCGTAATCGTAGAGATGGGAGATGAAGGTATGTACGTGGTGGCCGACCAGAAGCCACTGCGGGCTACCGATATCAAGACGCTTCCCTATCCGGGATTCCCCACGGACATCCAGTCCCCGTTTATGGCTTTTCTGACCACCGTGGAAGGATCCAGCACTGTCATCGAGACCGTGTTCGAGAACCGGTTCATGCACGTAGCAGAACTGAACCGTATGGGTGCAAACATCAAGACATCCGGCAACAAGGCCATCATCCACGGCGGCAGGCATCTGGAGGGTGCTCAGGTCATCGCGACAGACCTGCGCGCAGGCGCGGCACTTGTGTTGGCCGGCCTGGTGGCAGATGGCACCACCGAGATCTCAGAGATCTACCACGTGGAGCGCGGATACGAGAAGTTTATCAACAAATTCAAAGCGCTGGGCGCAAGCATACTTAGAATCGACGATTGA
- a CDS encoding AbrB/MazE/SpoVT family DNA-binding domain-containing protein translates to MKATGIVRPVDALGRVVIPVELRRNLSINTDDSLEIFVDGQYIMLKKYEPSCIFCGEMDDIRQIHGKNVCGKCIEEMKKL, encoded by the coding sequence ATGAAGGCAACTGGGATAGTTAGACCCGTAGATGCCCTGGGAAGAGTGGTGATTCCGGTGGAACTCAGGAGAAATCTGTCGATCAATACAGATGACTCCTTGGAGATCTTTGTGGATGGTCAGTACATCATGCTGAAAAAGTATGAGCCTTCCTGCATATTCTGCGGAGAGATGGATGATATCAGACAGATTCACGGGAAGAACGTGTGTGGGAAATGCATTGAGGAAATGAAGAAACTATAG
- a CDS encoding tRNA1(Val) (adenine(37)-N6)-methyltransferase → MEVNLHSRRLNDSEHTGLRVDEIGFGNIRILQDPCGFCYGADAVMVAWFAAEILGRTRNWPRRLCDLGTGNGIIPLILSHKTGIAEFTGLDVQARSIELARRSTEMNGLEDKLRFLEGNVAELTKDSPLLEAMGGEHSYDVVISNPPYTENHGGMKCEDDARMIARHEVLGSLEDFLRGASLLLADKGDLFLVHRPSRMVDVMYTCRAFQLEPKTLQLVSGKPKDVPNIMLLHCVRNGGRELRVLPQQYTREEDTGEYSPWMKKVYGIF, encoded by the coding sequence ATGGAAGTAAACCTGCACAGCCGCAGGCTGAATGATTCCGAGCACACGGGGCTGCGTGTTGATGAGATCGGGTTCGGTAACATAAGGATTCTGCAGGATCCTTGTGGATTCTGCTACGGTGCGGATGCGGTGATGGTTGCATGGTTTGCGGCAGAGATTCTGGGAAGAACCAGAAATTGGCCGCGAAGGCTTTGCGATTTGGGCACGGGGAACGGGATCATCCCACTGATCCTCTCGCACAAAACCGGGATCGCAGAGTTCACAGGGCTGGATGTACAGGCACGGAGCATTGAACTCGCCAGGCGGAGCACCGAAATGAACGGGCTGGAGGACAAGCTGCGATTCCTGGAAGGGAATGTGGCGGAACTTACGAAAGACTCTCCGTTACTGGAAGCCATGGGAGGGGAGCACAGTTACGATGTGGTGATATCCAACCCACCGTACACCGAGAACCATGGGGGCATGAAGTGTGAGGACGATGCTCGCATGATCGCAAGGCATGAAGTACTTGGGAGTCTGGAGGATTTCTTGCGGGGAGCATCCTTGCTTTTGGCAGACAAGGGGGATCTTTTCCTGGTTCACCGTCCTTCCCGTATGGTGGATGTGATGTACACATGCAGAGCATTTCAGTTGGAGCCGAAAACATTGCAGCTGGTGAGCGGGAAACCGAAGGATGTTCCGAATATCATGCTTCTCCACTGTGTACGAAACGGAGGAAGGGAATTGCGAGTACTGCCTCAGCAGTATACCAGAGAAGAAGACACAGGGGAGTATTCTCCTTGGATGAAAAAAGTTTACGGAATTTTTTGA
- a CDS encoding stage 0 sporulation family protein has protein sequence MVNVVGVRFKTGGKVYYFDPGEFVPEPGAGVIVETARGLEFGTVTMGITAVNRKDISKPLKKIVRIADEKDIARHEENEKKKSKAMAICQEKIHKHGLEMKLIDVEYTFDNNKVIFYFTAEGRVDFRELVKDLASTFRMRIELRQVGVRDEAKILGGVGSCGKGLCCATWLKAFEPVSIKMAKVQNLSLNPSKISGVCGRLMCCLKYENDMYLELRKDMPDQNERVMTSEGLGKVIESDVMQGRVKVRIYSDEKGDNGELKLGSDVFVFGKDEVERINKKGARKPKPEEPPKQKAGASEEEGASAGAEEAGGKSRNRNRRRRRRGKKNGSKPAQPQAE, from the coding sequence ATGGTTAATGTTGTTGGAGTCAGGTTCAAGACAGGCGGAAAGGTTTATTATTTCGATCCGGGAGAGTTTGTACCTGAACCAGGGGCCGGGGTGATCGTTGAGACAGCCCGGGGGCTTGAGTTTGGCACGGTGACCATGGGGATCACAGCCGTCAACCGGAAGGACATCTCCAAACCCCTGAAAAAGATCGTCCGAATCGCAGACGAGAAGGATATCGCCAGACACGAGGAGAACGAGAAAAAGAAATCTAAGGCCATGGCCATATGCCAGGAGAAGATACACAAGCATGGTCTGGAAATGAAACTGATCGACGTGGAGTACACCTTTGATAACAACAAGGTGATCTTCTATTTTACAGCGGAGGGCCGGGTGGACTTTCGCGAGTTGGTGAAGGATCTGGCCAGCACCTTCCGTATGCGCATTGAACTGCGTCAGGTAGGGGTCAGAGATGAGGCAAAGATCCTGGGGGGCGTGGGTTCCTGTGGAAAGGGACTGTGCTGTGCTACGTGGCTGAAGGCTTTTGAGCCTGTTTCCATCAAGATGGCGAAGGTGCAGAACCTATCCCTGAATCCTTCCAAGATTTCCGGGGTCTGTGGCAGACTTATGTGTTGTCTGAAGTACGAGAACGATATGTATCTGGAACTTCGAAAAGATATGCCAGACCAGAACGAGAGAGTCATGACTTCAGAAGGTCTGGGCAAGGTCATCGAGTCCGATGTGATGCAGGGACGGGTGAAGGTGCGTATTTACAGCGATGAGAAGGGGGATAACGGCGAGCTCAAACTGGGCTCTGATGTGTTCGTGTTCGGCAAGGATGAGGTTGAGAGGATCAATAAGAAGGGAGCACGAAAACCAAAACCGGAGGAGCCGCCTAAACAAAAGGCTGGAGCATCTGAAGAGGAAGGAGCCTCCGCTGGAGCAGAGGAGGCCGGTGGAAAGAGCCGGAACAGGAATAGAAGAAGACGTCGCAGAGGAAAAAAGAATGGAAGTAAACCTGCACAGCCGCAGGCTGAATGA
- the tmk gene encoding dTMP kinase, whose protein sequence is MERGLFISFEGPDGSGKSTQIEYLKEYFLEREIACVFTREPGGTHIGEEIREIILDKQNNDMTDLTEAFLYAASRSQHVEQVIQPALEAGKVVVCDRFVDSSIAYQGYARGLGDLVEEINRYATGNLLPDITFFIDVDPKVGKRRISSGERDRLESEKIRFHRKVYQGYIAMAEKDPDRIVTVDGSGTREEMRDFIMEHLTVVLKERGML, encoded by the coding sequence ATGGAGAGAGGACTATTCATTAGCTTTGAGGGACCGGATGGTTCCGGCAAATCGACACAGATTGAGTATCTGAAGGAATATTTTCTGGAGAGGGAGATTGCCTGTGTTTTTACACGGGAGCCAGGTGGTACTCACATTGGTGAGGAGATTCGGGAGATCATCCTGGATAAGCAGAATAACGATATGACAGATCTGACAGAGGCTTTTCTTTATGCTGCCAGCAGAAGTCAACACGTGGAGCAGGTGATCCAGCCGGCCCTAGAGGCAGGCAAGGTGGTGGTTTGTGACCGCTTTGTGGATTCCTCCATCGCTTATCAGGGATATGCCAGAGGTCTGGGTGACCTGGTGGAAGAAATCAACCGTTATGCCACCGGAAACCTGTTGCCAGATATTACTTTTTTTATCGATGTAGATCCTAAGGTCGGGAAGAGGCGTATTTCTTCTGGCGAGCGTGATCGGTTGGAGAGTGAAAAGATCCGTTTCCACAGAAAGGTCTATCAGGGATATATTGCTATGGCAGAGAAGGATCCTGATCGAATCGTCACCGTGGATGGTTCAGGTACCCGAGAGGAGATGCGAGATTTCATTATGGAACATCTCACTGTTGTCCTTAAAGAACGGGGGATGCTATGA
- a CDS encoding Na+/H+ antiporter NhaC family protein, translating to MGKKIPLWQAYVVFLVTIIVLMYCLGILGMLLGDAFACDYGEVHIALLTSATFAAIVAAANGYKWSFLEAGMLASINRSMQAMLILAEVGLMIGAWVAAGVVPAMIYYGLLILKPSIFLFAACLLCCIVALATGSSWTTAGTIGVALIGVATGLGIPTGMAAGAVVSGAYFGDKMSPLSDTTNLAPAMAGATLFDHISHMIYTVTPSLLIALILYLILGFKNISGSGTMDIVEPMRAACQINFNINLFMLIPPILVILIVALKIPAIPGLTAGIIAGLIIGSIFNGVTLAEWPGIMHYGYEVPSYTDTFTNWETTNADAIASINPDAGGLMDLSNDEFAALQAATTVPPEIAGEYNVEQLLDGRGGMDGMMWTINLILCAMCFGGIMDASGMLGAIAQSFLKVAKGRGGLVTATVFSCILMNVIAGDQYLAIVLPGRMYKTTYEDMKLAPRNLSRCLEDSGTITSSLVPWNTCGATMQKFLGVPTWGKGGYGYFAFLNLINPLVSIFYGFTGITMMKMTDEEYEHILREREREKEEALGELDA from the coding sequence ATGGGTAAAAAGATACCTCTATGGCAAGCATACGTGGTGTTTCTCGTAACCATCATCGTACTTATGTATTGCCTGGGCATCCTCGGAATGCTTTTGGGGGATGCGTTCGCCTGTGACTATGGCGAAGTACACATCGCACTTTTAACGTCAGCGACATTCGCTGCAATTGTAGCCGCGGCTAACGGCTACAAATGGTCATTCCTCGAGGCCGGCATGCTGGCCTCCATCAACCGTTCCATGCAGGCTATGCTGATCCTGGCAGAAGTCGGTCTGATGATCGGCGCCTGGGTCGCTGCCGGTGTGGTCCCGGCTATGATCTACTACGGACTGCTCATCCTGAAGCCGTCCATCTTCCTGTTTGCTGCCTGCCTGCTGTGCTGCATCGTAGCACTGGCTACCGGTTCTTCCTGGACCACCGCAGGCACCATCGGCGTTGCGCTGATCGGTGTTGCTACCGGTCTGGGCATCCCGACCGGTATGGCAGCAGGCGCAGTCGTATCCGGCGCTTACTTCGGTGACAAGATGTCCCCGCTGTCGGATACCACCAACCTAGCTCCTGCTATGGCAGGAGCCACCCTGTTCGACCATATCAGCCACATGATCTACACTGTTACTCCATCTCTGCTCATCGCGCTGATCCTGTACCTGATCCTGGGATTCAAGAACATAAGCGGATCCGGCACCATGGATATCGTTGAGCCGATGAGAGCAGCTTGCCAGATCAACTTCAACATCAATCTGTTCATGCTGATCCCACCGATCCTGGTTATCCTGATCGTCGCCCTGAAGATCCCTGCGATCCCGGGCTTGACAGCAGGCATCATCGCCGGATTGATCATCGGATCCATCTTCAACGGAGTAACTCTGGCAGAGTGGCCGGGAATCATGCACTATGGATATGAGGTTCCGTCCTACACTGACACCTTCACCAACTGGGAGACCACCAACGCAGATGCCATCGCATCCATCAATCCGGATGCGGGCGGTTTGATGGATCTGTCCAACGACGAGTTTGCAGCCCTGCAGGCAGCTACTACCGTACCTCCTGAGATTGCCGGTGAGTACAACGTAGAGCAGCTGCTGGACGGCAGAGGCGGTATGGACGGCATGATGTGGACCATCAACCTGATCCTCTGCGCTATGTGCTTCGGCGGTATCATGGACGCTTCCGGAATGCTGGGCGCGATCGCACAGTCCTTCCTGAAGGTGGCCAAGGGCCGCGGCGGACTGGTTACCGCAACCGTATTCTCCTGCATCCTGATGAACGTCATCGCAGGAGACCAGTACCTGGCTATCGTACTTCCGGGAAGAATGTACAAGACCACTTACGAGGATATGAAGCTTGCTCCGCGTAACCTGTCCAGATGTCTGGAGGACTCCGGAACGATCACATCCTCCCTCGTACCATGGAACACCTGCGGTGCTACCATGCAGAAGTTCCTGGGCGTCCCGACATGGGGCAAGGGCGGATATGGTTACTTCGCTTTCCTGAACCTCATCAATCCTCTGGTATCCATCTTCTACGGATTCACCGGTATCACCATGATGAAGATGACCGACGAAGAATACGAGCACATCCTGAGAGAAAGAGAGAGAGAGAAGGAAGAGGCTCTGGGAGAACTGGATGCATAA
- a CDS encoding U32 family peptidase has protein sequence MNKSTMSGALALTHPARPLYNKTMSKQRIELLAPAGGVTQLIAAVENGADAVYLGGRLFNARMNAGNFDDETMQQAIDYAHQHGVAVHVTLNTLLREEELPEALKYAAFLYAAGVDALIIQDLGLAKLIHQFMPDLPLHFSTQGTTYDLRGVEAAVRLGFSRVVLARELSLTEIRQICKGTDVEIEVFCHGALCVCYSGQCQLSRFFGGRSGNRGACAQPCRLPYETVGGQGNVRYPLSPKDQCLIDHLGELIEAGVRSLKIEGRMKSPEYVGTVVAIYRKYIDNYYRSGHCRVSEEDREALAQIFNRGGFTDGYLRGNDGMELMAGDIPKHQGIFVGTVKARIKGTALVDMALSKPLAKGDSIEIRGRSVEGCFVTWLEKRGPLWRIGDIDGEVHPGDKVYRLFSKSQLVSVRRTFQGFSLSGDSTKPTACRTRVSARVIGKGENLELVLKHESGRTVQVPAALHGDMELDEERLAAALRKTGATAFTVTKVDIRGRFLGGLRVAEMNALRRQGMAVLEDALRVRRLKPTCWYQPMETRREGQITERYLWELPDVERTTDPEDLYRKQDQKEVLVVPVKYFVEKDVQLCEGKTVIPWISNVTRGEESNWLEEHFDQVVEACRETGVYVGNLSWIAPFREAGVPVYGDFGLNVYNSQAEAALASLGVEHCVDSLEAVDFREAGKVPLMTLQHTPDGERLLAKRHEALRILRRPDSDQTLLVPEEGECAVVRGNLYRSGVRRVYGI, from the coding sequence ATGAATAAAAGTACAATGAGCGGAGCGTTGGCGTTGACGCATCCTGCAAGGCCGTTATATAATAAGACCATGAGTAAACAAAGGATCGAGCTGCTGGCACCAGCCGGCGGCGTAACGCAATTGATCGCTGCCGTGGAAAACGGTGCGGATGCGGTGTACCTGGGGGGACGACTGTTCAATGCCAGGATGAACGCCGGGAATTTTGACGACGAGACTATGCAGCAAGCCATTGACTACGCCCATCAGCATGGGGTCGCGGTCCATGTGACACTGAATACGCTTCTCCGGGAGGAAGAGCTCCCGGAGGCGCTTAAGTACGCGGCTTTTCTGTACGCAGCAGGGGTGGATGCGCTGATCATTCAGGATCTGGGGCTGGCGAAACTCATTCATCAGTTCATGCCAGATCTGCCGCTTCATTTTTCTACGCAAGGGACGACTTACGATCTGCGTGGAGTCGAGGCGGCTGTCCGGTTAGGGTTTTCTCGGGTCGTGCTGGCGAGGGAGCTGTCCCTGACTGAGATTCGACAGATTTGTAAGGGAACAGACGTAGAGATCGAAGTCTTTTGTCACGGCGCGCTTTGTGTATGCTATTCTGGCCAGTGTCAACTTAGCCGTTTTTTCGGTGGCCGGAGCGGTAACCGCGGTGCCTGCGCTCAGCCCTGTCGCCTTCCTTATGAGACGGTAGGAGGCCAGGGGAATGTGCGCTATCCGCTGAGTCCCAAGGATCAGTGTCTGATCGACCACCTGGGGGAGTTGATCGAAGCCGGTGTCCGCTCGTTGAAGATCGAAGGGCGCATGAAATCTCCTGAGTATGTTGGCACAGTAGTGGCAATCTACCGAAAGTATATTGACAACTACTATAGAAGCGGTCACTGTCGCGTTTCTGAAGAGGATAGAGAAGCGTTGGCCCAGATATTCAACCGGGGCGGCTTCACGGATGGGTATCTGCGAGGGAATGATGGGATGGAACTCATGGCCGGAGATATCCCGAAGCACCAGGGGATCTTCGTCGGCACGGTGAAGGCCCGCATTAAGGGAACGGCATTGGTCGACATGGCTTTGTCCAAGCCCCTTGCGAAGGGGGACAGTATCGAGATCCGCGGGCGATCGGTGGAAGGCTGCTTTGTGACCTGGCTGGAGAAACGCGGGCCGCTCTGGCGGATCGGAGACATCGATGGGGAGGTACATCCGGGGGACAAGGTCTATCGCCTCTTCTCCAAGTCACAGCTCGTGTCGGTGCGACGAACTTTTCAAGGGTTTTCGCTGAGTGGCGATAGCACAAAGCCTACCGCCTGCCGTACCAGGGTGTCTGCCCGTGTGATCGGGAAGGGAGAGAATCTGGAACTGGTACTGAAGCATGAGAGCGGGCGCACGGTTCAGGTACCTGCTGCTCTTCACGGTGATATGGAACTGGACGAGGAACGGCTGGCTGCTGCCCTTCGAAAAACCGGCGCAACGGCGTTTACGGTGACCAAAGTTGATATACGAGGGCGTTTTCTGGGAGGTCTGCGCGTGGCGGAGATGAATGCTCTGCGCAGGCAGGGAATGGCTGTGCTGGAGGATGCGCTGCGAGTGAGACGGCTGAAACCAACCTGTTGGTACCAGCCTATGGAAACCAGAAGAGAAGGGCAGATTACGGAGCGATATCTCTGGGAGTTGCCAGACGTTGAGAGGACAACGGATCCCGAGGATTTGTACAGAAAGCAAGACCAAAAGGAAGTTCTGGTGGTGCCGGTGAAGTATTTCGTGGAGAAGGATGTCCAGCTTTGTGAGGGGAAAACAGTAATCCCGTGGATATCCAATGTGACCAGAGGAGAAGAATCGAACTGGTTGGAAGAACACTTTGATCAGGTGGTGGAAGCATGCCGGGAGACAGGCGTCTATGTGGGGAATCTCTCGTGGATCGCACCCTTTCGCGAAGCTGGGGTGCCGGTTTACGGCGACTTCGGATTGAACGTGTACAATAGTCAGGCAGAAGCGGCGCTGGCCTCCCTGGGGGTGGAGCATTGTGTGGACAGTCTGGAAGCTGTAGATTTCCGAGAAGCGGGGAAAGTCCCACTTATGACACTGCAGCATACGCCGGATGGCGAACGGCTTCTGGCGAAAAGACACGAGGCACTTCGTATCCTTCGGAGGCCGGATTCAGACCAGACGTTGCTGGTACCCGAAGAGGGCGAGTGTGCTGTCGTGCGCGGAAACCTGTACCGAAGCGGTGTGCGAAGGGTATATGGAATATGA